In a single window of the Candidatus Kaiserbacteria bacterium genome:
- a CDS encoding inorganic diphosphatase yields the protein MNLLHDIAPGTADVMNVIIEIPKFSKNKYEIDKETGIIALDRVMHTAQDYPFDYGFVPQTLFDDGDALDVVLLTTHPLMPGILVKARPVAIMEMIDGGDRDDKIVAVPVDDPRFAEVQDITDLNKHFIKEMTHFFETYKKIQNKEVSVGEWHGKDVAREAFTKSVEMYKADKTA from the coding sequence GGAACCGCGGATGTAATGAACGTCATTATCGAAATCCCAAAGTTCTCAAAGAATAAATACGAAATTGATAAGGAAACGGGCATTATCGCGCTCGATCGTGTCATGCACACCGCACAGGATTATCCGTTCGATTATGGTTTCGTACCACAAACTCTCTTTGATGATGGTGACGCACTCGATGTAGTGCTCCTTACCACCCACCCACTTATGCCTGGTATTCTCGTAAAGGCACGTCCCGTCGCAATTATGGAAATGATTGATGGTGGCGATCGCGACGACAAAATTGTCGCAGTACCCGTTGATGATCCACGTTTTGCTGAGGTACAAGACATAACTGACCTCAACAAACACTTCATCAAAGAAATGACTCATTTCTTTGAAACATACAAAAAAATTCAAAACAAAGAAGTATCGGTAGGAGAATGGCATGGAAAGGACGTTGCCCGTGAAGCATTTACCAAAAGTGTAGAAATGTACAAGGCAGATAAAACAGCGTAA